From the genome of Paraburkholderia aromaticivorans, one region includes:
- a CDS encoding YdaS family helix-turn-helix protein, whose amino-acid sequence MFSFQNNVKIAVQRVGGPTKAANAVGVSNATIHSWIKRAKIVNIEKAKILAKLAGMDVQDLRPTR is encoded by the coding sequence ATGTTCTCTTTTCAAAATAATGTAAAAATCGCCGTTCAGCGTGTAGGCGGTCCCACAAAAGCTGCCAACGCCGTAGGCGTGTCAAATGCTACGATTCACAGCTGGATCAAGCGAGCAAAAATCGTCAATATCGAGAAGGCAAAAATTCTCGCAAAACTTGCCGGGATGGACGTTCAGGACCTCAGGCCGACGCGATGA
- a CDS encoding tyrosine-type recombinase/integrase, protein MSIRLRGSKFQVRVTVNGQTVTQSFGNRIEAKRWETQQKILLEHGVAEQNKPAQASSTFTLTDAITRYSAELLPGKRGQQSEQYLLRYWQSSSLAKRQVNAITRQDLVAERDKLLRTSLAPASARRYLDCLSAVLTTCSKDWLLLDANPMSEIRKPPNGKPRERRISRQEVSQILHAARFAPDLQAIIRIALETGMRRSEILGMEWRYVDLEKRVVWLPLTKNGDTRTVPLSLEATRILEALPRRADGKLFSKNGTSLSGAFQRAVWRARQTYELEAGARGTPADELVRDPFLRDLRFHDLRHERISSLVEGGLNLIEVAAISGHRTMQCLKRYSHLQTRILIDKLDRIALSSAAMSLPAGRHFSEQATSAITGTGLNRSVDAYGSSNTSDDA, encoded by the coding sequence ATGAGTATCCGTTTACGCGGCAGCAAGTTCCAAGTACGAGTTACAGTCAATGGCCAGACGGTCACCCAAAGTTTCGGCAACCGAATCGAGGCCAAGCGCTGGGAAACGCAGCAGAAAATCCTGCTGGAGCATGGCGTTGCCGAGCAAAACAAACCAGCCCAGGCATCATCGACGTTCACGCTAACCGATGCCATCACCCGGTATAGCGCAGAACTTCTCCCCGGGAAACGAGGACAGCAGTCAGAGCAGTACCTCCTGAGATACTGGCAAAGCTCTTCCTTAGCCAAGCGCCAGGTAAATGCAATCACCCGGCAGGACCTTGTCGCCGAACGGGACAAACTCCTTCGGACGTCCCTTGCACCGGCCAGCGCCCGACGGTATCTCGACTGCCTCTCGGCTGTGCTAACGACCTGCTCCAAGGACTGGCTACTGCTCGACGCGAACCCGATGAGCGAAATCCGCAAGCCACCGAATGGGAAACCAAGGGAGCGTCGAATCAGCCGGCAGGAAGTCAGTCAAATTCTTCATGCAGCCCGCTTCGCTCCCGACCTCCAGGCAATCATCCGCATTGCGCTGGAAACAGGCATGCGTCGCTCTGAAATCCTCGGCATGGAATGGCGATACGTCGATCTCGAAAAACGCGTAGTCTGGCTCCCGTTGACCAAGAATGGTGATACCCGCACCGTTCCGTTGTCACTGGAGGCCACCAGAATCCTTGAAGCCCTCCCCCGTCGAGCGGACGGCAAGCTTTTCTCGAAAAATGGGACGAGTCTCTCAGGAGCATTCCAGCGGGCGGTATGGCGTGCCCGGCAAACATACGAACTTGAGGCCGGGGCACGAGGTACGCCCGCAGACGAGCTTGTGCGTGATCCTTTCCTGCGAGACCTCCGCTTCCACGATCTCCGTCACGAACGGATCAGTTCCCTCGTCGAGGGCGGGCTCAACCTGATTGAAGTCGCGGCAATTTCGGGCCATCGGACAATGCAATGCCTGAAACGGTATAGCCACCTGCAAACACGAATCCTGATAGACAAGCTCGACCGGATTGCTCTGTCATCGGCGGCAATGTCACTCCCGGCGGGCCGGCACTTCAGTGAGCAGGCTACATCGGCCATTACCGGCACCGGGCTCAATCGGTCGGTGGATGCATACGGCAGCAGCAACACTTCCGACGATGCTTGA
- a CDS encoding SDR family oxidoreductase, with the protein MTRFQGKSVLVTGGSSGIGLATAKAFADEGARVVITGRDAEALEDAKRVLGADALAVRNDAGSVAAARELAAVVGHAGIKLDAVFINAGAAKFAPFTDVDEALWDLSFNTNVKGAYFQIQSLLPYLNKGASVVINGSINAHIGMPGSSVYAASKAAVISLARTLSAELLPRGVRVNVVSPGPVQTPLYGKLGMDAAALEATAAQILNQIPLGRFGTPEEIAATVLHLSSPESAFIVGTEIIADGGMSQL; encoded by the coding sequence ATGACGCGTTTTCAAGGTAAATCTGTACTGGTCACAGGCGGCAGCAGTGGAATCGGTCTTGCCACAGCAAAGGCGTTCGCGGATGAGGGCGCACGCGTAGTCATCACGGGCCGTGACGCCGAGGCGCTCGAAGATGCAAAACGCGTGCTGGGCGCCGACGCGTTGGCGGTTCGTAACGACGCAGGCTCGGTTGCGGCGGCGCGCGAGCTCGCCGCTGTGGTCGGTCATGCCGGCATCAAGCTGGATGCGGTCTTCATCAATGCGGGCGCGGCAAAGTTTGCGCCTTTCACCGACGTTGACGAAGCTCTCTGGGATTTGAGCTTTAACACCAACGTCAAGGGTGCCTATTTCCAGATCCAGTCGCTGCTGCCGTATTTGAATAAAGGTGCTTCGGTAGTGATCAACGGCTCGATTAACGCACACATCGGCATGCCGGGTTCATCGGTTTATGCCGCCAGCAAGGCTGCCGTGATCTCGCTCGCGAGGACCTTGTCCGCGGAGCTGTTGCCGCGCGGCGTGCGCGTGAACGTGGTGAGCCCCGGGCCGGTGCAAACACCGCTGTACGGCAAACTCGGCATGGACGCGGCGGCCCTCGAAGCCACCGCGGCTCAAATCCTCAACCAGATTCCCTTGGGACGATTCGGCACGCCCGAGGAGATTGCCGCGACCGTCCTGCATCTGTCGTCGCCCGAGTCTGCGTTTATCGTCGGTACGGAGATCATCGCCGACGGCGGCATGAGTCAGCTCTAA
- a CDS encoding LysR family transcriptional regulator: MLSAEELALLEAIRETGSLSRAAAQLGKAPSTVSHAARQLESRFDALLFDRRRYRLQLTPAGHLLAEEAGRLMQDMARMTQRVRQIANGWEDRLWIVTDEIIEFELMMPVIRTFDALQSGVKLRLTNEVLSGTWEALREGRGELVVGATNEPPAIPGLRWFELGVMEWVFAVAPHHPLAAAGRPLRREDISAHRAVVVADSSRMTPGRAYGVVGGQASLAVPSMRAKILAQRDGLGVGWLPRRRIASLLKRGELVEKDTADPREPNVLYVAWRGDHEGRALQWWLEQLRQPRLARRLVNGLDLFA; the protein is encoded by the coding sequence ATGTTGTCGGCGGAGGAACTGGCACTGCTGGAGGCGATTCGGGAAACCGGGAGCCTGTCGCGCGCGGCCGCGCAACTGGGCAAGGCGCCGTCGACAGTCTCGCACGCCGCGCGCCAGCTCGAGAGCCGTTTCGACGCACTGTTGTTCGATCGCCGGCGCTACCGGTTGCAGCTCACCCCGGCTGGGCACCTGCTGGCGGAGGAGGCCGGACGGCTCATGCAGGACATGGCTCGCATGACTCAACGGGTCCGGCAGATCGCGAACGGTTGGGAGGACCGTTTGTGGATCGTGACCGACGAAATCATCGAGTTCGAACTGATGATGCCCGTCATCCGAACGTTCGACGCGTTGCAGTCCGGGGTCAAGCTCCGGCTCACCAACGAAGTGCTGAGCGGCACGTGGGAGGCGCTTCGCGAGGGCCGCGGCGAGCTGGTTGTCGGGGCGACGAACGAACCTCCGGCGATCCCGGGTCTGCGGTGGTTTGAACTGGGTGTGATGGAGTGGGTGTTCGCGGTCGCGCCACATCATCCGCTGGCTGCGGCCGGACGTCCACTCAGGCGCGAAGATATTTCGGCGCATCGCGCGGTCGTCGTGGCCGACTCGTCGAGAATGACGCCCGGACGCGCCTACGGCGTGGTGGGCGGTCAGGCGTCGCTGGCTGTGCCGAGCATGCGCGCGAAGATTCTGGCCCAGCGCGACGGCCTTGGCGTTGGCTGGCTGCCAAGACGCAGGATTGCGTCGCTGCTCAAGCGGGGCGAACTCGTCGAGAAGGACACGGCCGACCCGCGTGAGCCCAACGTGCTCTATGTGGCCTGGCGGGGCGACCATGAAGGGCGTGCGCTGCAATGGTGGTTGGAGCAATTGCGTCAACCGCGGCTGGCCAGGCGGCTGGTGAACGGACTCGATCTGTTTGCGTAG
- the speB gene encoding agmatinase, whose amino-acid sequence MSGNSYETGRLNLPFVGICTFAKSPLCLDWDKIDADVAVMGAPFDCGTQWRAGARFGPRSIRDASTLFSFGHGGAYDFEDDVVYLPSDEVRIVDIGDADMVHTNTEQSHANIEYGVRKILAAGALPVVMGGDHSINIPCIAAFEGEAPFHIVHIDAHLDFVDERHGVRHGHGNPLRRAAEKSVVSGMTQIGIRNVSSTAREGYAQAREMGSDIISVRDLRRLGIQGVLDRIPKGVRYYLTIDIDGFDPSIAPGTGTPSHGGLLYYEGLELFAGLAEQGDVIGIDLVEVAPDYDHSGSTSILAAQLLLNTIGRVMHQRKVKRNLSR is encoded by the coding sequence ATGTCTGGAAACAGCTACGAAACGGGGCGGCTCAATTTGCCGTTTGTGGGAATCTGCACGTTTGCGAAGTCGCCATTGTGTCTCGACTGGGACAAGATCGATGCGGACGTCGCGGTCATGGGCGCGCCCTTCGACTGCGGCACCCAGTGGCGGGCCGGCGCACGCTTCGGTCCGCGTTCGATTCGCGATGCGTCGACGCTGTTCTCATTCGGTCACGGCGGCGCCTACGACTTCGAGGACGATGTGGTTTATCTGCCTAGCGACGAAGTTCGCATCGTCGATATCGGCGACGCGGACATGGTGCACACCAACACTGAACAGAGCCACGCCAACATCGAGTACGGCGTGCGCAAGATTCTCGCGGCGGGCGCGTTGCCGGTGGTGATGGGCGGCGATCACTCGATCAACATTCCGTGCATCGCCGCGTTCGAAGGCGAGGCGCCGTTCCATATCGTTCACATCGACGCCCACCTCGATTTCGTCGACGAGCGTCACGGTGTGCGGCACGGTCATGGCAATCCGCTGCGGCGCGCGGCGGAGAAAAGCGTGGTGTCGGGCATGACGCAGATCGGCATTCGCAACGTGTCGTCGACCGCGCGCGAGGGCTACGCCCAGGCGCGCGAGATGGGTTCCGACATCATTTCGGTGCGCGATCTCCGACGCCTCGGCATCCAGGGTGTGCTGGACCGCATCCCGAAGGGCGTGCGTTATTACCTGACCATCGATATCGACGGTTTCGATCCTTCGATCGCGCCGGGCACGGGCACGCCTAGCCACGGCGGTCTGCTGTACTACGAAGGACTGGAGCTGTTCGCGGGCCTCGCCGAGCAGGGGGACGTGATCGGGATCGACCTGGTGGAAGTCGCGCCGGACTATGACCATTCCGGTTCGACTTCGATTCTGGCCGCCCAATTGCTGCTGAATACGATCGGCCGCGTGATGCATCAGCGCAAAGTCAAACGAAACCTTTCTCGCTGA
- a CDS encoding LysR family transcriptional regulator has product MQVQDTDLKLLRIFETIVRCGGFAAAQPILNIGASSISEYMSQLETRLGLRLCERGRAGFRLTEEGAQLHAAAQRLLGAVDTFQMEAGALRNELSGVLRFGMIEATLTDKDSPLPTAIREFGRMAPEVRLHVQIDAPGSMERHVLDGRLHLAVGPFPTQIPGLDYLPLYREEQGLYCASTHPLHERASGRVPVSLLSKQRLAARAYLGSQELKLLRMPEAAASVDNVEGRAMLILSGNYIGFLPPHYAQPWVDSGLLARIDPGHYATHLDFQIITRKGGESARVVQAFCNQLRAAARQVSRSGRSGK; this is encoded by the coding sequence ATGCAGGTTCAGGACACGGATCTCAAGCTATTGAGAATCTTCGAAACGATCGTGCGATGCGGCGGCTTCGCCGCTGCGCAGCCCATTCTCAACATCGGCGCATCGAGCATCAGTGAGTACATGTCGCAACTGGAGACGCGACTCGGGCTGCGGCTATGCGAGCGCGGACGCGCCGGTTTCCGGCTCACCGAGGAAGGCGCGCAACTGCACGCCGCCGCGCAACGCCTGCTCGGCGCGGTGGACACGTTTCAGATGGAAGCCGGTGCGCTGCGCAATGAGCTTTCCGGCGTGCTGCGCTTCGGCATGATCGAGGCGACCTTGACCGACAAGGACTCGCCTCTGCCGACAGCGATTCGCGAGTTCGGCCGGATGGCGCCGGAAGTCCGCCTGCACGTGCAGATCGACGCACCCGGCAGCATGGAGCGACATGTGCTGGACGGTCGCCTGCATCTCGCCGTGGGGCCGTTTCCCACGCAGATTCCCGGCCTCGATTACCTGCCGCTCTATCGTGAGGAACAGGGGCTTTACTGTGCGTCGACCCATCCGTTGCACGAACGAGCGAGCGGGCGGGTTCCTGTTTCGCTGCTCAGCAAGCAGCGGCTCGCGGCCCGCGCCTATCTCGGCAGCCAGGAATTGAAGTTACTGCGCATGCCGGAAGCCGCGGCCTCCGTCGATAACGTGGAAGGCCGGGCCATGCTGATTCTGTCCGGCAACTACATCGGCTTCCTGCCGCCGCATTATGCCCAGCCCTGGGTGGACAGCGGCTTGCTGGCCCGTATCGATCCCGGGCACTACGCAACCCATCTCGACTTTCAGATCATCACGCGCAAAGGGGGCGAATCGGCACGGGTCGTCCAGGCCTTTTGCAACCAGTTGCGAGCGGCAGCGAGACAGGTAAGCCGCAGCGGGCGAAGCGGCAAATAG